The Chlorocebus sabaeus isolate Y175 chromosome 28, mChlSab1.0.hap1, whole genome shotgun sequence genomic interval GCTGGCCGCGGAGGAGGGGGGCGGGCTGGAGCTGGAGGGggacaaagagaagaaagggaagatcTTCCACATCGACACCAATGCCCTGCACGTGCCTCGGGATGGAGCGGAGGTCATGTCGCCCCTCAAGAATGGCATGAGTAAGGGGCCCCCACCCATCACCTCCTGACAGATAGGGAGCCCACTCCCCACGATCTGGAACATAGCAGCCCCCACTCCCCAAGGAGTCTTCCTTGCAGCCCCAGGGTTCTTCTCGCTGCCAGGGTTCTTCTCGCTGGGTTCCCTTCCCAGGGGCCCACCAGGTTTCTGGGAAGGGGGGACGTTCCCCTGGACCTGGACTCACTGACCCTCCTTTGGGCTTggcctttctccctccttttctccctgtcCCTGACCCCTGCCTGCCCTCTTGCCTTTCTCCACTCTGCTCTTCTGGCCCCAGTCGAGGACTGGGAGTGCTTCAGAGCCATCCTGGATCATACCTACAGCAAACACGTCAAGTCTGAGCCAAACTTGCACCCCGTGCTCATGTCCGAGGCCCCGGTGAGTGCTTCCTCCATTCCCATGTCCAACCCCGATCTCCACTGCACCTGCTTCCCGCCAtccacctctcctcctctcccctcaagCCACCGATGTCAGccacttcccttcccttttcagaCTCCCCTCACCCATCCCAaccactttccttccttcctaagtCTCCATCCCTCCTGCTCTTTTCTTGTTCTATCTACTCTGCTGCCCTTCTCCATCTCCAagtccttttttaatttttttttttttttttttttttttgacacagagtctcactctgtcacccaggctggagtgcaatggtgagatctcagcctctgcctcccgagttcaagggattctcctgcctcagcctcccgagtagctaggattacaggcacctgccatcatgcctggctaactttttgtatttttagtagaaatggggtttcgccatgttgtccaggctggtctcgaactcctgacctcaggtgatccacccgccttggtctcccaaagtgttgggattacaggcatgagccaccacgcccagcctccaagTACTTTTTAGACCttttaacttattattattattttggtcaaCATTGGTGAGCTGGGGATgtcggctcacacctgtaatcccagcactttgggaagccaaggcgagaggatcacttgagcccaggagttcgagaccacgctgggcaatatggcaagacccatctcttttatcaaaacaataacaatttaaaaaatttttaaactgcatttttaaaaatgttcttaccCACATCCTTATAGATTCCTCTTTATAAAAGcaactgtttttctcctttttagctAATTTTGGGGGTATTTTCTTCCATATCTCTAATATTACACTTAAATTGCTGCCTGTGGAGTTTTTAGTTTTAGATATTATCAATGAATTTTCCACTTTAGAAAATGATCACTTAGCTCTCTTTTCCTCCCCAGCCTAGGCCACAACATATTTCTATTACCCTCATTTAAGTACaatgggttttgttgttgttgttgttgtcgttgttgtttgggattttgtttgttgtttgtttgtttttgagattttgtctcaaacaCAGGGGCTCCGCTCAGTTTGTCACCCAagttggattgcagtggcacaattctgcagccttggtctcctgggctcaagtgatcctctcatttcagcctccggagtagctggaactacaggcatgagccaccaagcccagctgatttttaaattttttgtagagacagggtttcaccacattttccaggctggtcttgaattcctgggctcaagcgttccGCCCGCGtcggccacccaaaatgctgggattacaggtgggatccaccgcacccagcccagttgTATTTTAGActttaaaagaaatcaatattCAGTATTTACACTCTTTTTaagttagaaataattttaagagaatcttttgtagagatggggtctcattatattgcccaggctggcttcaaactcctgtgcttaagcaatccttctacctcagcttacaaagtgctgggattacaggcatgagtcactgtgcccagcccaagatTTACATTCTTATTACTATGTATGCTAATCAGGACTGAGACAGGCAATACACTATGATCACTTTTACTTTCTTGTGCGACTTCTTGTTTTcctagaactggaaaaaaaagtgttctttttttttttttttttttttttttttttttgagagggagtcttgctctgtcaccaggctggagtgcagtggtgcaatctcggcttactgcaagctccacctcccaggttcaagcgactctcctgcctcagcctcccaagtagctgggactacaggtgtgcgccaccacgcccagctaatttgtgtatttttactagagacagggtttcaccatgttggccaggatgctctcgatctcttgacctcgtgattcacccacctcggcctcccaaagtgctgggattacaggcaggccaccacccccagccctgtgTTTGATTATATTTGGTCTGGTTTTCTATCTACTTAACAGTGTGAACCCTAAATTATTCATCAATTATATCTTTTGTCAAGACATCAGTTTCATTAGACATTTTATCAATTTCATCTTCTTGAAGAAATTTCTTCAGAAGCCCACTGACCTGGTCCAGTTTGCGCTAGTAGCCCTCTGCCCAGGGATAAACCTGTTGTGCTGGTATTTCCCTTCACCATCATCTCATAGAATCCTTTTGCCTCTGTCCTGGTCAGAAGTTCTGTTTCCTGTACTTGACTCCTTTTCTTGACTCActcctttgttttcatggagcaggtCCTTCAGTAACTGCCTTAGAAAAGTCATGAGagaccagacacggtggctcactcctgtaatcccagcactttgggagcccaaggtgggaggatcacttgagcccaggagtttgagaccagcctgtgcaatatacTGAGAtcttatttctactaaaaatataaaaattagctggccatggtggtgcatgcctgtagtcccagctactcggaaggctgaggtaagagaatcgcttgtatccaggaggcagaggttgcagtcagcctagatcatgccactgcactccagcctgggcgacagggtgagactctgtctaaaagaaaaaaaaaattaataatctaaaaaaaaaatttttttttttgagacgaagtctcgctcttgttccccaggctggagtgcaatggcgtgatctgggctcactgtaacctccacttcctgggttcaagcgattctcctgcctcagcatcccaagtagctgggattacaggcacctcccaccacgcctggctaatttttgtatttttagtagtgacagggtttcaccatgttggccaggctggtctcaaactcctgacctcaagtgatctgcctgcctcggcctcccaaagtgctgggattacaggcatgagccactgcgcccggcatctaaaaaaaattttttaaagaaaggtcaTGGGAAgtatattttttgagactttgTGTGTCTCACCTTGAGTTGATAGCTCAGCTAGGTATCACATGCCAGGTTGGAAATCATTATTCTTCAGAATCTTGAAGGCACTTTTCCATTGTCCTTCTTCCAGCATATATTGTTGCCATTAAGAAGGATGAAACCATCTGATTTCTGATCCTCTGAtgtaatgtttttgtttctgaaagtTTATAGAGTTTTTACTTTATCCTCAATGTGGCATATTTTCATTCATGGCTCTAGGCACTTAGTACGTCTCTTCACTCTGAAAACCTATGTCTTTCAATTCagtgaaaaaattatttatttagttatttctttctctccattttctctcctGGGATCTTCTGTTATTTGGATTTTGTTGCCCCCTGAATTGGTCCTCTAATTTAATTCccttttctcttatattttccaTCTGTTTACCTTTTTCCTTTGGTTTCCAAGATATTCCCTCCACTTTATGTTCCAATCCTTCTATtgagtttttcatttctgttcatgtagttttAATTCCCACaagctctttactttaaaaaaattttttttaaatgagacagcatctcactatgttgtccaggctagtttcgaactcctgggttcaagcaatcctcctgccttggcctctcaaagtgctgggattacaggtgtaagccaccgtgtctggcctgtgCAAATGTTTtgaatgcgtgtgtgtgtgaatatatgtgtatgtgcgagtgcgtgtgagtttgtgtgtgtgaatgcgaGTGTATACGTGTGTTTGACTGTGTGCAAGTGTGTTTGAATGCATGTGTAACTGTGAGAGTATGTATAgtgtgaatgcatgtgtgtgtatttatgtgtgtgtatctgtgagtgtgagtgtatgtgtgtttgagtgtgtgtgcgcacaaatgaatgcatgtgtgtatgaccgtgagtgtatgtgtgagtgtttaggtcgtgtgtgtgtgtgccagtgtttgaatgcgtgtgtgtgtgatcgtgagtgtatgtgtgagtgtttGGGTTGCATGTGCGTGGATGTGGGTCTGTGCCTCTCCCTTCTTGAATCCTCCCCTCCTGCACTTTCTCCACAGTGGAACACACGGGCCAAGCGGGAGAAGCTGACAGAGCTGATGTTCGAGCAGTACaacattcctgccttcttcttATGCAAGACGGCCGTGCTCACCGCGTATCCTCTGGACTGAGCTGCTCTGACtgggtggagggcaggggtggggcctgTGCTGAGCTCAGCTGAGATGAGCTGGGGGATCAGGCCTGGTTCTCTGAAGATCAGTGTCCCAATGGGCAGACACCTCTCTCCGCCCCACTAGTGCAGAAGGCCCAGTGGACTGAGCACATCTGAGCCTAGGGTGGCCAGATCAGCGGCCCCTTTCTGTTCCCTGGATCAGGCTGAGCAGACAGCGAGCTGGGCCCTGGAGAGAGCAGGCACTGGAACTGGACAGAGGAGGGAGATATGTAGAACACTGTGGCAGTCCCGTCCCAAGAACTCCTTCAACACTGACTTTTTTTAGGATCTGCCTTACATTGAACCCTGTGCTATGCACTGGGGTGATAGTGACCCTAATTTTAGGGAATCTATAGGACACAACCAAAAATAAAGGGGCTGGGCGATgtggctggccaggcacagtggctcacgcctgtaatcccagcactttgggaggccgaggcaggcagatcacttgaggtcaggagttcgagaccagtccggccaacatggcaaaaccctgtgtctactaaaaatgcaaaaattagccaggcatagtggtgggcacctgtagtcccagctacttgggaggctgaggcaggagaatctcttgaacccggaggcagaggttgcagtgagtgattgcactccagcgtggatgacagagcaagactcagtctcaaaaataaataaataaataaataaacaaacaaacaataagtaAAGAAGTAACTGGGGTCTCAGAACCTTTCTCCAGGAGATGAGTCATCACCAGGAGGACAGATTTGCACACTGGGGATGAACTGGACGCTGGCAGAGCAGAGAGTAACCAGACCAGATCTGGGCCCAAGCCCCTCATTTGCCACTGCTGTCTCTTTGACTTACCCATCCGATGCCAGCTTTGCAAACGGGCGGTCCACGGGCCTTGTGCTGGACAGTGGGGCCACCCACACCACGGCCATTCCAGTACATGACGGCTACGTCCTGCAGCAAGGTGGGGCTTCGGCATGGGGCAGGGGTGCCCCGGGAGGACCAGATCCTGACACTGCCTTCCTTCCAGGCATCGTCAAGTCCCCTCTGGCAGGGGACTTCATCTCCATGCAGTGCCGGGAGCTGTTCCAGGAGATGGCCATTGACATCATCCCACCTTACATGATCGCAGCCAAGGTGGGGCCTCTGGGGACACAGAGCTGCCACTAGAGTCCTGGCCACTCGCCCCATGGCCGTCAACCCGCTGACACACGAGATATCAGAGCAGAAAGCAGCAGGCTCCCCAGTGGGTCCTGGCTCCAGTTTCTCCTTTTATAAGTGAGGCATCTGAAATCCAGACAGGCTGAGGGATACGCTGAGGTGATGGAATCAGCTAGCAGACAGCAGGATGTGTGAGGGCCAGTGTGGTGGGTTCTAGGGTTCAATATAAACCCAGGTTCAAGTTCTGCCTCTGCTGTGCAAGAGCTGTGGGaccggccgggcatggtagctcatgcctgtaatcccagcacttcgggaggctgaggcaggcagatcgctttgAACtcacttcgagaccagcctgggcaacatggtgaaaccacgtctctactaaaactacaaaacctagccaagcatggtggcatatgcctgtagtcccagctactcaggaggctgagactgaagaatcacctgaaccctggaagcagaggttgcagtgagccgagatcgcgccactgtactccagcctgggcgacagagtgagactctgaaaaaaaaaaaaaaaaaagagctgtgtGACCAATAGCATGATATCAAagttccctgggcctcagtttcctcttctgtaaagtggAACAGTAGTAGGCAGTAGCCAGGGTGCTGTATGAAGTGACACTGTGTGCTTAGCTCCATCCTGTGCCCTCACGTGGATCGCGGCCCCCTAGGAGGCCATTCTCTGGAGATTCTGTCACTGCTGTATTCCTGGTGTTCTCCAGGTCAGCTGTACCCACTGCATGAAGGGCACACACGGAGAGACAGGCATGCcccattctctctcctctccatcaGGAAAGGGTGAGAAACCCCTCTTGCAGGCAGCACAGCAGAGCCTCCAGTGCCAGTTAGCTGCAGAGCTGGGAACAGTGCCAGGAAGGTGGGGTAGGGGTCAGGGTGGGCTAAGAAAGGGTGTTCCTACGCTGTGCCCCCACAGGAGCCTGTCCGGGAGGGCGCCCCCCCAAactggaagaagaaggagaagctcCCCCAGGTCTCCAAGTCCTGGCATAACTACATGTGTAATGTGAGCCTCTGGAGAGGGTCCCCTGAAGCCCCCTCCCCTGCCGTGAATGGGGGCGAGGCAGGGGCCTTGCATGGGAGGTGGAGCAGGGAGGGGGAGCTGGGCGGGGGGGTGTTGCTCAGGAGGAACCCAGGCCCTCATCACCCTCACTGGGATTTCAGGAGGTGATCCAGGACTTCCAGGCCTCCGTGTTGCAGGTCTCAGACTCCCCCTACGATGAACAGTGAGTGTGGCTCAGGGCTGGGGGGTGTGAGAAAGGGCAGAACTGGGACtcctggggtgggctgggggacTCTGGTGCTGTCCACCCACTGATCCTTCTTGAGCACCCCAGGCAGAGTCCTGCTCCCTTCTGGGCAGGGTGGCTGCACAAATGCCCACAGTGCACTACGAGATGCCCAATGGCTATAACACAGACTATGGCGCCGAGCGACTCCGCATCCCCGAGGGCCTCTTTGATCCCTCGAACGTCAAGGTTTGGCTGTGTGGCAAGGACTGGGGTGGGTGCTGGCTGCAGTCCTTGGATCCTGGGGCGTgggggaggctgggaaggattgcagggactgggggaagggggagagggccCACAGCCCCAGTCACCTCTCTCCGCAGGGCCTGTCGGGGAACACCATGTTGGGTGTGGGCCACGTGGTGACCACCAGCATCGGCATGTGTGACATTGACATTCGCCCGGTGAGGCCAGGCCGGAGCTGAGGCTGGGCAAAGGGGCCCAGGGGAAGTGGGAAGGCAGGGTTGGGGGGCTGTCCCCCGTGGTTCACTCCTTCTTCCTGCTCTCAGGGCCTGTATGGGAGTGTCATTGTCACCGGCGGGAATACACTGCTGCAGGGCTTCACTGACAGGCTCAATCGAGAGCTTTCCCAGAAGACCCCACCGGTAGGAGCCCACCCCTGACCCAGTGCCCCAGATGCCCGTCCTGGCTCAGCTGTCCAGGACTGAGTCCCCCATTCTTCCCATATCCTTCCTTCTGTTCTGTCCACCAGAGCAGAACCCCTGCCCCTGCGGCTTCCCAAGtcttccccctgccccccaagCCCTGTCCCTTCCCAGAACCTAGGTGTCTGCTTCCCCCAGCCCCTTTTTACCCCCAGAGCATGCGACTGAAACTCATTGCCAGCAACAGCACCATGGAGCGCAAGTTCAGCCCCTGGATTGGGGGTTCCATCCTGGCCTCACTGGTGAGAGGAAGGGTACCTGGCCTAGCACTGACTGGGGGGGAGAGGGGAGACCCAGACAGCGCCCGCCACTTTGCCTgcctcttcattcattcattcattcattcaacgaaCATTTATTTTTGAGGAATGTCGGTCAATGAATGTTCCCAGAAGGGTGAACAGGACACAGATTGGGGGCAGGGGCCCAGTACAGTGAcccacacctgtcatcccagcactttgggaggctgaagtgggaggatggcttgaggctaggagttcaagacccagcaggggaacatagcaagacccatctctacttTTACAAATTGGGGAGAAGAGGctgcgcacggtggctcatgcctgtaatccctgcactttgggaggccgaggcgggcgaatcacttgaggtcaggagttcgagaccagcctggccaatacgatgaaaccttgtctttactaaaaatacaaaaaatagccgggcgtggtggtgtatgcctgtaatcccagctattcagaaggctgaggcaggagaatctcttgaacccaggagacggagattgcagtaagctgaaatcgtgccactgcactccaacctgggtgacacagtgagactctctctcaaaaaaaaaaaaaaaaaaaaaaaaaaaaaggagtagagGGACAGGTAGTTGGAGAGATTGGTCAGGATGAGATTTTGGTGAGACACCCCCTGTGCTCAGTCAGCGGAGGGGAGACCCTGATGGTTTGGGGCAAGGGAGTGATGTGGCAATGCAGGCATGATTGGAAAGACTGCCAGGCATGAGTCTTTGGGGTCGAGGTGTGAGCTGGGGTCAACAGGACCTTGCAAGGAGGCTGTTTCAATTGTCCTGGAGTCATAGCATGGGTAGCAGTGGGGATGGGGTGGACAGCAAGGGGCAACTAGCAAAGGAGGCAGGCAGATTGGTTCTGGAGCAGGAGGTGGTAAGTTCAGTCTGGACCTGCTGCTGGGGTGGAAGGAAGGTACTGAGCAGGGAGCTGGAGTTGCAACCTGCATCTGTAGGGTATCAGTCACACAGAGGGCACAGTGAGGCCATGACAGACAAGGAGGACATCCATGAGAAAGGAAGTCCCCTAGGGAGACAGAAACTAGGGTCAGAAAGACAGAGGCTGGCAGTCTGAACTTAGCTTAGGGCTGGAGCATGTCAGCCACAcagttcttctgtttttttccttttttttttttttttttgagacagagtctcactctgtcgcccaggctggagtgcagtggagcaatcttggctcactgcaacttccgcctcctgggttcaagcgattcttctgcctcagcctcccaagtagctgggattacacgcgtgcaccaccacgcctggctgatttttggattattagtagagacggggtttcaccatgttggccaagcttgtctcaaactcctgacctcaagtgatctgcccatcttggcctcccgaagtgctgggattacaggtgtgagccactgtgcctggcccaaaattaaGTATTAATAATATATCCTGGCCAagtggagtggctcacgcctgtaatcccagcactttgagaggccaaggcgggaggatcacttgagcccaaaatttctagaccagcctggtcaataaagtgagacctcatctctacaaaaaatttaaaaagcagctgGCAATGTGGCACATaactgtagtcccacctacttgggaggccaaggttggaggatcacttgaacctggaaggttgaggctgcagtgagctgtgccactacactccaacctgggtaacagagtgagatcctgtcaaaaaaaaaaaaaaaaaaaaaaaaaaaaaaaaaaaaaattgggtgcgTATTTTCCACTTGGAGCATGTCTCAATTTGGACCAGGGCTGGTGAGCCACAGGAGGCTAGTGGCCACTGCCTTGGATAGCACATGTGTGTAGGGTGAGAAAGATCAAAGAACcccaggcatagtag includes:
- the ACTL6B gene encoding actin-like protein 6B; the protein is MSGGVYGGDEVGALVFDIGSFSVRAGYAGEDCPKADFPTTVGLLAAEEGGGLELEGDKEKKGKIFHIDTNALHVPRDGAEVMSPLKNGMIEDWECFRAILDHTYSKHVKSEPNLHPVLMSEAPWNTRAKREKLTELMFEQYNIPAFFLCKTAVLTAFANGRSTGLVLDSGATHTTAIPVHDGYVLQQGIVKSPLAGDFISMQCRELFQEMAIDIIPPYMIAAKEPVREGAPPNWKKKEKLPQVSKSWHNYMCNEVIQDFQASVLQVSDSPYDEQVAAQMPTVHYEMPNGYNTDYGAERLRIPEGLFDPSNVKGLSGNTMLGVGHVVTTSIGMCDIDIRPGLYGSVIVTGGNTLLQGFTDRLNRELSQKTPPSMRLKLIASNSTMERKFSPWIGGSILASLGTFQQMWISKQEYEEGGKQCVERKCP